In one Gadus morhua chromosome 15, gadMor3.0, whole genome shotgun sequence genomic region, the following are encoded:
- the si:ch1073-143l10.2 gene encoding uncharacterized protein si:ch1073-143l10.2 isoform X1: MEKWRCHVRTKLIQRDSSQKDPYAGIFRSLFQLQDNFEIRREIWEDLQSQSLEQDGITFVELHLWLRESEHLSKKLSQTVSDLTSVLYFKEAELQYWQSQVARFRREALSLAGGSNSLKATLNHQEFTLERQAKELAALQKEHMRLREGMVEAWKEKGDLLQRWMEEKKEEAARVNKYNDAQERWRRLARRLKKQLRGETVKPSEQTEIDVTSGEKEAAFKLE, translated from the exons ATGGAGAAATGGAGATGTCACGTGCGCACAAAACTCATACAGCGAGACAGCTCACAGAAGGATCCATATGCTGGCATCTTCAGAAGTT TGTTTCAGCTGCAAGATAATTTTGAAATTCGTCGAGAAATTTGGGAAGATCTGCAGAGCCAAAg TTTAGAACAAGATGGAATAACATTTGTGGAACTTCACCTCTGGTTAAGAGAGAGTGAACACCTGTCTAAAAAG TTGTCTCAGACCGTCTCTGACCTGACCAGTGTTTTGTATTTCAAAGAGGCTGAGCTACAGTACTGGCAGTCTCA GGTAGCCCGTTTCCGTCGGGAGGCTCTGAGCCTGGCTGGAGGCAGCAACTCGCTGAAGGCCACCCTGAACCACCAGGAGTTCACCCTTGAGAGGCAGGCCAAGGAGCTGGCCGCCCTGCAGAAGGAGCACATGCGCCTGCGGGAGGGGATGGTGGAGGCCTGGAAGGAGAAAGGGGACCTCCTccagagatggatggaggagaagaaagaggaggcgGCAAGGGTTAATAAGTACAATGACGCACAGGAAAG GTGGCGTCGGTTGGCCAGACGGCTGAAGAAACAACTTCGGGGAGAAACGGTCAAACCTTCGGAGCAGACGGAGATTGACGTGACGAGTGGCGAAAAAGAAGCAGCATTCAAACTAGAATGA
- the si:ch1073-143l10.2 gene encoding uncharacterized protein si:ch1073-143l10.2 isoform X2 has protein sequence MEMSRAHKTHTARQLTEGSICWHLQKFLEQDGITFVELHLWLRESEHLSKKLSQTVSDLTSVLYFKEAELQYWQSQVARFRREALSLAGGSNSLKATLNHQEFTLERQAKELAALQKEHMRLREGMVEAWKEKGDLLQRWMEEKKEEAARVNKYNDAQERWRRLARRLKKQLRGETVKPSEQTEIDVTSGEKEAAFKLE, from the exons ATGGAGATGTCACGTGCGCACAAAACTCATACAGCGAGACAGCTCACAGAAGGATCCATATGCTGGCATCTTCAGAAGTT TTTAGAACAAGATGGAATAACATTTGTGGAACTTCACCTCTGGTTAAGAGAGAGTGAACACCTGTCTAAAAAG TTGTCTCAGACCGTCTCTGACCTGACCAGTGTTTTGTATTTCAAAGAGGCTGAGCTACAGTACTGGCAGTCTCA GGTAGCCCGTTTCCGTCGGGAGGCTCTGAGCCTGGCTGGAGGCAGCAACTCGCTGAAGGCCACCCTGAACCACCAGGAGTTCACCCTTGAGAGGCAGGCCAAGGAGCTGGCCGCCCTGCAGAAGGAGCACATGCGCCTGCGGGAGGGGATGGTGGAGGCCTGGAAGGAGAAAGGGGACCTCCTccagagatggatggaggagaagaaagaggaggcgGCAAGGGTTAATAAGTACAATGACGCACAGGAAAG GTGGCGTCGGTTGGCCAGACGGCTGAAGAAACAACTTCGGGGAGAAACGGTCAAACCTTCGGAGCAGACGGAGATTGACGTGACGAGTGGCGAAAAAGAAGCAGCATTCAAACTAGAATGA
- the tex36 gene encoding testis-expressed protein 36 translates to MPKGGKGYSSASNDGKWYAHDTGFKEACTITGTMLGQVVSSGPQELRVERHLKSKKQDPPDFRFSTHDNREAIRDGICLFSQGLGRKKCPDDHRQHNSHFCLCHDDPVAVSWPSTAGDLTAYQTEGLVRKDQAEAVTNRRFPRSHQEKSAEAAAAQAREPAFMWFGRHDSEDSVPLGVLAATNCLATRI, encoded by the exons ATGCCCAAAGGAGGGAAGGGATATTCTTCCGCGAGCAATGATGGCAAATGG taTGCCCATGACACAGGGTTCAAAGAAGCGTGCACCATCACTGGGACCATGCTGGGGCAGGTTGTATCGTCTGGGCCGCAAGAACTACGAGTTGAACGTCATCTCAAGTCGAAAAAGCAG GATCCTCCTGATTTTCGATTCTCGACCCACGACAACAGAGAAGCGATACGAGACGGGATCTGCCTCTTTTCTCAg GGTCTTGGGCGCAAGAAGTGTCCAGATGACCACAGACAGCACAACTCTCACTTCTGCCTGTGCCACGATGATCCTGTGGCAGTAAGTTGGCCGTCGACCGCGGGGGACCTCACGGCCTACCAGACTGAAGGCTTAGTGAGGAAGGACCAGGCAGAGGCCGTCACCAACAGGCGTTTCCCCCGCAGCCATCAGGAGAAGTCAGCAGAGGCCGCCGCGGCCCAGGCCAGGGAACCTGCTTTCATGTGGTTTGGACGACACGACTCAGAGGACTCTGTGCCCCTTGGGGTCCTTGCAGCTACTAACTGCTTAGCCACGCGAATATAA